A genomic stretch from Vulpes lagopus strain Blue_001 chromosome 11, ASM1834538v1, whole genome shotgun sequence includes:
- the MTX2 gene encoding metaxin-2 isoform X1, which yields MCNLPIKVVCRANAEYMSPSGKVPFIHVGNQVVSELGPIVQFVKAKGHSLSDGLDEVQKAEMKAYMELVNNMLLTAELYLQWCDEATVGEITHARYGSPYPWPLNHILAYQKQWEVKRKMKAIGWGNKTLDQVLEDVDQCCQALSQRLGTQPYFFNKQPTELDALVFGHLYTILTTQLTNDELSEKVKNYSNLLAFCRRIEQHYFEDRGKGSSSIRSS from the exons ATGTGTAATCTGCCTATCAAAGTGGTTTGTAGGGCAAATGCAGAATATATGTCTCCATCTG gTAAAGTACCTTTTATTCATGTAGGAAATCAAGTAGTATCAGAACTTGGTCCAATAGTCCAATTCGTTAAAGCCAAG ggCCATTCTCTTAGTGATGGGCTGGATGAAGtccaaaaagcagaaatgaaagccTACATGGAATTGGTCAACAATATGCTGTTGACTGCAGAG TTGTATCTCCAGTGGTGTGATGAAGCTACAGTAGGGGAG ATCACTCATGCTAGATATGGATCTCCTTACCCTTGGCCTTTGAATCATATTTTGGCCTATCAGAAACAGTGGGAAGTCAAGCGTAAGATGAAAGCTATTGGATGGGGTAACAAGACTCTGGACCAG GTCTTAGAAGATGTAGACCAGTGCTGTCAAGCGCTTTCTCAAAGACTGGGAACACAACCATATTTCTTCAATAAGCA GCCTACTGAACTAGATGCACTAGtatttggccatttgtataccaTTCTTACCACACAATTGACCAATGATGAACTTTCTGAGAAGGTGAAAAACTACAGCAACCTCCTTGCTTTCTGTAGAAGAATTGAACAGCACTATTTTGAAGATCGTGGTAAAGGCAGCTCATCTATCAGATCATCGTAG